A segment of the Deltaproteobacteria bacterium genome:
ATGGGAAGCGAGCTGTGGCGCCTGGTCTTTGTCAACAACGGGGTCAAGCTGACCATTGCCGGCTCGGAAGTGCTCGAGGATTTGCAAGCTTACGAAAATGAAGGCCTCAAGATCATGGTGTGCGGCACCTGTCTGACCCATTTCGACATCCTGGACAAGAAGCAGGTGGGCGAGACTACCAACATGCTGGACATCGTCACCGCCATGCAGTTGGCAGATAAAGTGATCAGCATTTGATATGCTGCAAGAAAATTGGGTTTGTTGAGCCGAATAAGCGATGCCGCCCATGACGCCCCTGCTTGCCTCGAATCATTCGTTCAGCCTGCGACCCCCAAGCATGTTTATTGTTTCCCTGTCCAAAGCCATGGTTCAGTCGCTGCCTTGTGTCAGCAGCCGCTGAAGGGGTTCGACGATCCCAGGAAGATCGTTGTGGATTGTATCCCATAGAATGTCTTCGCTCACACCGAAATACTCGTGCACCACGAAATTGTGCATCGCTCGCATATCAATCCAAGGTATGTCTGGATTCTGCCTGCAAATGTGTTCCGGCATATGCGCCGAGGCCTCACCAATAATTGTAAGACGACGCACAACGGCATCGATGGTGCGTTGATCACGAACGAAATCCTCGAAGGTCATACCCGAGACATAGTCGGTAACGACTTCGACGGCATCCAGAATATCCTTGATCCGAAACTTCCAATCTCTAGAAGGCATGAACGGCTTCCTCCAAGATGTCTTTCTTCAGAGCCTTGTGCAGTGCATTCGGCGTCGCCAGATCCACCGGCCTCCCGAGTATTTCTTCTAGAGAACGTTGCAAGCGGGCCAAGGTAAACAACCCGACCCGTGCACCGGATTCGAATTCCACGAGTATATCGATATCACTGTCCTGTCCTGCTTCTCCTCGAACAACTGAACCGAAAACGGCCAGCGACCGTACATGAAACTGTTCCAAAAGTTCACGATTCTCCCGAATAGTATTGAGTACAGCTGCCTTATCCACGCCAATTCCCCTTTCACGCCACGGGTAATCTTGACTTGTCATCCGCCATTTGAGCAAACCCTCACCCTCTCGGGCAACACCGCCAATCAGAATCACGGCCTCTTCCTGTCCACATCTCACAAGGCTCGACTCGGCCAGATCCTAGCGCATCTACTTAATCTATATGAAATTTTCAGTGATTTTCAAGTGTTTTCCCGGGTTAGATCTGATCGGGCTGGGTGAGGTCTCATCGTCCAGCGCCCGTATTCAGGCAGTTTCTCCTTGTCTTAGAAGGTCTTTTCAATGCCATAAAGTTTGGCGGAAACGTTGCCTCTTTAGGTGATATTCGGCGCCAGCACACGCCTGATAAAAAAAGATATAGATTTTTGTCTGGCTCCTCAATTGCAACCCACTTCATAAGCCTTCTCTCTCCGGCTGTCAAGCCGTAAGCCTTCGTAATTCATCGATTTATCAAAGAGCAGGCCGTTCCCGGCGGGGCGGAAACGGCATTAAGATACA
Coding sequences within it:
- a CDS encoding DUF86 domain-containing protein, with translation MPSRDWKFRIKDILDAVEVVTDYVSGMTFEDFVRDQRTIDAVVRRLTIIGEASAHMPEHICRQNPDIPWIDMRAMHNFVVHEYFGVSEDILWDTIHNDLPGIVEPLQRLLTQGSD
- a CDS encoding nucleotidyltransferase family protein — protein: MDKAAVLNTIRENRELLEQFHVRSLAVFGSVVRGEAGQDSDIDILVEFESGARVGLFTLARLQRSLEEILGRPVDLATPNALHKALKKDILEEAVHAF